A genome region from Cicer arietinum cultivar CDC Frontier isolate Library 1 unplaced genomic scaffold, Cicar.CDCFrontier_v2.0 Ca_scaffold_5899_v2.0, whole genome shotgun sequence includes the following:
- the LOC101498839 gene encoding probable LRR receptor-like serine/threonine-protein kinase At1g56130 isoform X1, with amino-acid sequence MENETLGPATYFVTDTNRWAVSNVGIFTGSNNPLFKSFVSNQFTGTLNPELFQTARLSASSLRYYGLGLENGFYNITLQFAETAILDSTTWKSLGRRVFDIYIQGTLVLKDFDIQREAGGISYKAVQKHFRFQVKENYLEIHLFWAGKGTCCIPGQGTYGPLIQAISASPDFVPTVSNKPPSSKNNKAGLIIGIVAGVGVVCFLVVFAIFYIIRRRRLYDEDEELLGIDTMPNTFSYNELKNATSDFNRDNKLGEGGFGPVYKGTLNDGRVVAVKQLSIGSHQGKSQFIAEIATISAVQHRNLVKLYGCCIEGSKRLLVYEYLENKSLDQALFGNILFLNWSTRYDICMGVARGLTYLHEESRLRIVHRDVKASNILLDYELVPKISDFGLAKLYDDKKTHISTRVAGTIGYLAPEYAMRGHLTEKADVFSFGVVTLELVSGRPNSDSSLEGEKIYLLEWAWQLHEKNRINDLVDPKLSEYNKEEVERLVGIALLCTQTSPTLRPSMSRVVAMLSGDIEVSTVTSRPGYLTDWKFDDVSSFMTDVSILGLDTSNYNSTASTTLIAGADNSPNDPSKSILHETLGDGR; translated from the exons TGTTGGAATATTTACCGGGAGCAACAATCCTCTGTTCAAAAGTTTTGTGTCTAATCAATTCACCGGTACATTGAATCCAGAGCTCTTCCAAACTGCTCGGCTCTCTGCATCATCATTAAGATATTATGGTCTCGGGCTAGAAAATGGTTTTTACAACATTACCCTCCAATTCGCGGAAACAGCAATTTTGGATTCTACTACATGGAAAAGCCTCGGCAGACGGGTCTTTGATATTTATATCCAG GGGACCCTTGTTTTGAAAGATTTTGACATACAAAGAGAAGCTGGAGGCATCTCTTACAAAGCCGTCCAAAAGCATTTTAGGTTTCAAGTGAAAGAAAATTATCTCGAGATCCATCTTTTTTGGGCCGGAAAGGGGACTTGTTGTATACCTGGCCAAGGTACTTATGGACCATTGATTCAAGCCATCAGTGCTTCTCCAG ATTTCGTACCTACCGTTAGTAACAAACCTCCAAgcagtaaaaataataaagctGGTCTAATAATTGGAATTGTTGCTGGTGTTGGAGTTGTATGCTTTCTTGTGGTTTTTGCCATTTTCTATATCATTCGGAGAAGAAGACTCTATGATGAAGATGAag AGCTTTTAGGCATTGATACGATGCCAAACACTTTTAGCTACAACGAGTTAAAAAATGCTACAAGTGACTTCAATCGCGACAATAAGCTTGGAGAGGGAGGTTTTGGACCTGTTTATAAG GGGACACTTAACGATGGAAGAGTTGTTGCTGTGAAACAATTATCCATAGGATCCCATCAAGGAAAGAGCCAATTTATTGCTGAGATTGCTACCATATCTGCTGTGCAACACCGTAATCTTGTCAAATTATACGGATGTTGTATTGAAGGGAGTAAAAGACTTCTTGTTTATGAATATCTAGAAAATAAGAGTCTTGATCAAGCATTGTTTG gaaatattttatttctcaattGGTCAACCCGCTATGATATTTGTATGGGTGTTGCAAGAGGTTTGACATATTTACATGAGGAGTCACGGCTTCGAATTGTGCACCGTGATGTGAAAGCTAGTAATATTCTACTCGATTATGAGCTTGTTCCAAAAATATCTGACTTTGGGTTGGCCAAAttatatgatgataaaaaaaCTCATATAAGCACTCGTGTTGCTGGGACAAT TGGATATCTTGCACCGGAGTATGCCATGCGTGGACACCTCACAGAGAAAGCAGATGTTTTTTCCTTTGGTGTTGTTACTCTTGAGTTAGTTAGTGGGAGGCCAAATTCTGATTCAAGTTTGGAAGGAGAAAAGATATATCTTCTAGAATGG GCTTGGCAACTTCATGAAAAGAATCGCATAAATGATTTGGTAGATCCTAAACTATCAGAATACAACAAAGAAGAAGTCGAACGCCTTGTGGGAATAGCACTTTTGTGCACTCAAACATCACCAACTTTACGACCGTCCATGTCACGTGTGGTGGCAATGCTTTCTGGAGATATTGAAGTGAGCACTGTAACATCGAGGCCTGGATACTTGACTGACTGGAAATTTGACGATGTGAGCAGCTTCATGACTGACGTTTCAATATTGGGATTAGATACAAGTAATTACAATTCAACAGCAAGTACCACCTTAATTGCTGGTGCAGACAATTCACCAAATGATCCTTCTAAATCCATCCTTCATGAGACTCTTGGAGATGGAAGGTAA
- the LOC101498839 gene encoding probable LRR receptor-like serine/threonine-protein kinase At1g56130 isoform X2, with translation MENETLGPATYFVTDTNRWAVSNVGIFTGSNNPLFKSFVSNQFTGTLNPELFQTARLSASSLRYYGLGLENGFYNITLQFAETAILDSTTWKSLGRRVFDIYIQGTLVLKDFDIQREAGGISYKAVQKHFRFQVKENYLEIHLFWAGKGTCCIPGQGTYGPLIQAISASPELLGIDTMPNTFSYNELKNATSDFNRDNKLGEGGFGPVYKGTLNDGRVVAVKQLSIGSHQGKSQFIAEIATISAVQHRNLVKLYGCCIEGSKRLLVYEYLENKSLDQALFGNILFLNWSTRYDICMGVARGLTYLHEESRLRIVHRDVKASNILLDYELVPKISDFGLAKLYDDKKTHISTRVAGTIGYLAPEYAMRGHLTEKADVFSFGVVTLELVSGRPNSDSSLEGEKIYLLEWAWQLHEKNRINDLVDPKLSEYNKEEVERLVGIALLCTQTSPTLRPSMSRVVAMLSGDIEVSTVTSRPGYLTDWKFDDVSSFMTDVSILGLDTSNYNSTASTTLIAGADNSPNDPSKSILHETLGDGR, from the exons TGTTGGAATATTTACCGGGAGCAACAATCCTCTGTTCAAAAGTTTTGTGTCTAATCAATTCACCGGTACATTGAATCCAGAGCTCTTCCAAACTGCTCGGCTCTCTGCATCATCATTAAGATATTATGGTCTCGGGCTAGAAAATGGTTTTTACAACATTACCCTCCAATTCGCGGAAACAGCAATTTTGGATTCTACTACATGGAAAAGCCTCGGCAGACGGGTCTTTGATATTTATATCCAG GGGACCCTTGTTTTGAAAGATTTTGACATACAAAGAGAAGCTGGAGGCATCTCTTACAAAGCCGTCCAAAAGCATTTTAGGTTTCAAGTGAAAGAAAATTATCTCGAGATCCATCTTTTTTGGGCCGGAAAGGGGACTTGTTGTATACCTGGCCAAGGTACTTATGGACCATTGATTCAAGCCATCAGTGCTTCTCCAG AGCTTTTAGGCATTGATACGATGCCAAACACTTTTAGCTACAACGAGTTAAAAAATGCTACAAGTGACTTCAATCGCGACAATAAGCTTGGAGAGGGAGGTTTTGGACCTGTTTATAAG GGGACACTTAACGATGGAAGAGTTGTTGCTGTGAAACAATTATCCATAGGATCCCATCAAGGAAAGAGCCAATTTATTGCTGAGATTGCTACCATATCTGCTGTGCAACACCGTAATCTTGTCAAATTATACGGATGTTGTATTGAAGGGAGTAAAAGACTTCTTGTTTATGAATATCTAGAAAATAAGAGTCTTGATCAAGCATTGTTTG gaaatattttatttctcaattGGTCAACCCGCTATGATATTTGTATGGGTGTTGCAAGAGGTTTGACATATTTACATGAGGAGTCACGGCTTCGAATTGTGCACCGTGATGTGAAAGCTAGTAATATTCTACTCGATTATGAGCTTGTTCCAAAAATATCTGACTTTGGGTTGGCCAAAttatatgatgataaaaaaaCTCATATAAGCACTCGTGTTGCTGGGACAAT TGGATATCTTGCACCGGAGTATGCCATGCGTGGACACCTCACAGAGAAAGCAGATGTTTTTTCCTTTGGTGTTGTTACTCTTGAGTTAGTTAGTGGGAGGCCAAATTCTGATTCAAGTTTGGAAGGAGAAAAGATATATCTTCTAGAATGG GCTTGGCAACTTCATGAAAAGAATCGCATAAATGATTTGGTAGATCCTAAACTATCAGAATACAACAAAGAAGAAGTCGAACGCCTTGTGGGAATAGCACTTTTGTGCACTCAAACATCACCAACTTTACGACCGTCCATGTCACGTGTGGTGGCAATGCTTTCTGGAGATATTGAAGTGAGCACTGTAACATCGAGGCCTGGATACTTGACTGACTGGAAATTTGACGATGTGAGCAGCTTCATGACTGACGTTTCAATATTGGGATTAGATACAAGTAATTACAATTCAACAGCAAGTACCACCTTAATTGCTGGTGCAGACAATTCACCAAATGATCCTTCTAAATCCATCCTTCATGAGACTCTTGGAGATGGAAGGTAA
- the LOC140919197 gene encoding secreted RxLR effector protein 161-like, with translation MVCTRPDIGHATGVFSRFMSNLGETQVQDYVDANFAIKVDQWRSTTGYIFTVGTTTVSWMSRIQKIVALSTTETEYVAVTEATKEIIWLQGLLTELSFI, from the exons ATGGTCTGTACGAGGCCAGACATTGGCCATGCAACGGGAGTTTTTAGCCGGTTTATGTCAAATCTAG GAGAAACGCAAGTACAAGACTACGTAGATGCAAACTTTGCAATTAAGGTCGATCAATGGAGAAGTACCACTGGTTATATATTCACTGTTGGTACTACAACAGTTAGTTGGATGTCGCGGATACAAAAGATTGTTGCATTATCCACAACAGAGACTGAGTACGTAGCAGTAACAGAAGCTACCAAAGAGATAATATGGCTTCAAGGGTTATTAACAGAGTTGAGTTTCATCTAA